The sequence below is a genomic window from Mytilus edulis chromosome 2, xbMytEdul2.2, whole genome shotgun sequence.
AGCACTGCCAACTTGTCGACTTCCTGGTCTAGAACTTGCACTTTCTGGTAACTGTCGATCTCTAGAACTTGCACTGCCAATAGTACTACTGCTCCTAGAACTGGCACTTCCAGGCTTCATAGCAAGTTCTAGAATTTCTTGTGCATGTTTTGAGGTCTCCAAAACATCTGTATTTTCACTAGTAGTTGATGGAAGATCTCTTGATAGTTCTATAGTACACATACCAAAGTCGAGACGACATGTTGGTGTTGGTCCAGCTAATTCTATCTTACACCAAGTTTTACAGCCTGGAATATGAACGATAACAGTGACTGACACTTTATTAATCATGACATTGCAGAATTTGCTGATTTAGTCATGCTTCTGTTAGTGTTATATAATTTTGAGTTAAGCTTAAGGTTGATTAAATTTTATCTCgaagatttttttatcaatactAAGGAAAGATctggttatttttttcaaatttgcagatttcccaattttcaatctttttaagtacatgtatacaatacTTTACAAGGTGATTCAGTTTATTTCTCTTGCTGGCATAAAATATTACGTGAATCACTGCAAAACAGTTCACCTCACATGATAATTTTGAACTGAATCAACTTGTGTGTACATACTGTAACACCTGAACCAAAACAGCTGCAAGgctaaaaatttaaatttgacatGTTATGCATGGTTATAAATTATCATCTAAAATGtttggaattttatttaaaaggtaaCACAAGTGGCTTATTCCAAAATCTgtcaatttctattttttttttttcttcaaattttaaaagctCATGATCAGAATAGCATTATCCATCAAATTATATAAACCAATTTTATGTCTTATACTCtgtatacattttgtatctataacaggcaggcattacctgtgaaaggggacgaagtcatatgattattttttaattcaaacatatctgaatttcaaaacggaaataccgtaaagtttctgattttggttctgttgtaagggattttagttgtgacgttatttaagttatgacgtcatatgcaatgttaacaaagaaacgctatcattaggtaacgttatttcatatcaaggaattagggacgacatcaaaagatcgatgtaggataaaaaacttaaatcaaatagtttgggggggagggggtgtcagtgaaaaaactatgtgaattaagttttttatcctacattgaacttttgatgtcatcccttattaaaaatgaaattgatattgcgttccttcctattttatactagactgataaatatatattttactcaaagtttcatgcaAACGAGACCGGGAAAAGGAAgaacattgtagatttctgcgcagatgtgggaattcaaaacatgacataaaaaagtttgaacgattttgagttcattagtacaatgaaaatttcgtgaaaattttccctatttttttttttttattttttattgaattttctactgttattggggacacACTTATACCaagtaaaaataatttcaaatctaGGTTATCattcatctaaaaaaaacactacaTGTATTATAGGCTTCTTTCCCCCAGTCATGCCTGAGTATGCTATGTGTTTCATATGGTTCTTTTCCCCCAGTATGCTATGAGTATGTGTTTCATTTGATCCTATAAAATCAATTTGGTGACTTTGGTCACATACAATATAGATTGTATGTTGATAATGAATATGTTTTGATTGACATAATTTGAGAAAGAATAATTTCCTTTTTGTCACTATGTTGGAGGTCTATATGCATAAATTCCTTCATAAATCAGTCAAATTCAACTTATACTGATTGCTAgaatttagaaaagttgttctctgaacaattttaattaaatttcttttaactGAGTTGCAAGTGATCTTTAAGATGCAGAGAGAGTGTTGCACTCTCCCTGCAAACGTCACCATTCCGAAAGGAAAGTTGCTTATTTACACAGCTTGAAAAGGAAAAGGGATGCCAAACTTTGGCAAGGGTTTTACTAAAGTAATATATCTATAACCTATACTATATaggtttagtatgacatccattattactatactagtatacaatttttttaaggggcaagctgaaggaagCCTACGAGtacaggagtttctcgctacattaaagacccattggtggccttcggctgttgtctactctatggtcgggttgttgtcgctttgacacattccccatttcctttctcaattttattagttatCATTGAAAGGATATTTATGGCAAACTAAACAACTTATCTAAACTAATGAAACAGAAAATTAACGAAACTGAAAAATTTCAGTTCTATCTAAAATGGTATTAACTAATAACTAGTATATCTatgctatatacatgatataagtgcatttttacaaaattttatcattGAATGAAATAACAAGGAAGAAGACAAATTATTCCATTGagtggttaaaaatagaacatacttCAACCAGGAAGATATCTATTGATTTTTGTAATAGAACCATATTCCAAAAATAGAACATGACAGAAAGGGGTCTGTTAAGTAACTGAGAACAAATTACCTTGTGCTAAAAATAGATCAAGAAAGACATTTATTGATTTCTGTGGTATTCTAATAGTAATTGAAAGCAGTAACAAGTCTGttaaatatctgaaatttctTACTGtcctttttttgtttatttttaaaaagatttacaagataaaatgtttttatcGACAAAATCTGATAAAATTCAGGAAGTTCATCCTACACTTAACATCTATTCCTGTGAATTCATTATCATTAGTCGAATACCAATTTCTGTGATAAAATGGGTAAAAGTGAGCCAGAATTTATATGTCCAACTAAGTACAAATTTTCTTTCCTATATGCTTGTTTGCCCACTTAGTAAAAacttgaaaatcaaatatcctgAAAAATACAGGCAGTTTTTTTCTTCAATGTCTTCAATCTGCAAAAacaaatgaatctacagtaaaaAACTTACTTGTATCAAATCTGTACAGATCATCTAAAGCACCATCTCTGTTCATTCCACCACAAATAAACAACATGCTACCAACAGAAGTTCCACTGTGTCCAGCTCTTGCTGTGGGgtacacttttttatttttgatatgggACCAAGAATTTTTGGTCAGGTCTAAACAATGGAAGTCATCAAAGAAAGAAGATCGTGCCATTCCTCCGTGTAAATAAATCTGATTTCCACCAACACCAACCATCACATGACCATGTCTTGACTTGGGTGCATCTCCTTTAATGATCTTGGTGGACCAGGTTAATGAGATTGTATCGAAAAAATGAACTTGACGATCTTGAACTGGTTCAGCTTGTGAATGTCCTCCACTATACACAACTAATTTATCACCCACTAGTGAATTTGTATGAAAAGTTCGTGGAGTTGGAGGGTTCCCGGATACCTCGGCAGTGGACCATGTGTTTTTCACAGTGTCAAAAATCTGAACGTCATTCATATTGCCAGTGTTATCAGCACcaccaaaaataaatattttttcggGACTACTCGGTGGAATAAATGCTGCATGTTCATACCGTGCCCTAAATCCAGGTAAATCCATAATATCCCACTGCATTGTGTTGAGATCAAGTACAAACGTATCACAGAATGCTCCACTGGGATTAGCACCACCTATGACATAAAGTTTTCCATTGTCATTCTCACCATTTCCTCTGATATAGGTGCAAGTGTGTCCAACACGTATTGATGGACAATCTCCAAATGTGGACAAAACATACCAAAGATCATGATTTGGAATTGTATCTGGTTCTAAAAATGGGTGAAGCTCCATGGTAGATTTGATTAGATGTTTGAGTTTTTTTGTTCaattagaaaatttaataaaCTGAGCTAGAGATTCCTTGATGAGACAATATCAAAACTTGAGCATGCAGTTCAAGCAAAGGACTGACCACTATTAAAGTTAGTACAGAAAtgataaatgtttgaaattaatGATAGCAaagctaaaaatatatatacagctAGGCAGAAATTACATCAAACTATACTACATATGGTTGATTGGACTGGTGTTGTATCAGTTTTTAAATTctgtatagtttttttcttagcAACCACTCCAGAGTTCCCATAGTGACTGAAATCAACATGTGCTTGGCCACCTGAAGCAGAATGATCTGTAAAACTACGTCTCTTTAATTCAAGTTGAGAATCACGCTTTTTTCGTTGTTGCTGTTGAAATATCATCAGCGATGTATCTTCGTATCTTTGATGCACAAAATAGGAGGAGTCATAATAAGATGGTGTCTTACTCATTGGTAATAAACTTTCATCCTTTTttcacctaaaaaaaaaaaatttacatgtaaaataGATCATCaaaattcatatacatgtatacactgAAAAGCATACATGCATATCAGGATTTGGGTTCTTATTGTCAAATATTGTTATTCAGTTAAATAGTCATATCTGAATAAGAACTTGGAAGGAGATACAAAATCCTTGAAGTATAATATTGGTTTCTGTAAGATTACAAAATTATATTTCCTTCTTTTCTTCATTTTAGTTTAATTAGCATATTGTGAATGACATCTTAATATGCAAAAGCATCAAATTCAATTGatcaaataatgaattttatgCTTCTAAGGTACACGATAGAAAATAATAtgcaaaatgtgaaaaataaaggGCAAAAAAAGTATAGAGAATATGGGgtgcttaaaggggcactagctacaagatatatgaaaaacctaatatattatttttttggctCAATCAGTAATAAAATACAAATAGTGAATTAATAATTCCTTTTAAGTAGCCaataaggttcaattttgtcaaaataagcaaaaaaatattgattatgaattattcacttgcaagtgaataatttgacctcattgaatctgtattcatgtgaactttaatttaaccccttagcttcaGATGGATAACatgtgaattgtatgtgtaaagttatttaaaggaaggatgtcaacattgaaagtgaaacaaaggtacgGTTAAtcattgactgattcgatccacaaataaacattctaatacaggtaactagaggctctaaagagcatgtgtcgctcaccttggtctatgtgaatattaaagaaagcagatggattcatgacaaaattgtgttttggtgatggtgatgtgtttgtacatcttactttaccgaacattcttgctgcttaaaatgatctctatctataatgaacttggcccatcaGTTTCAGTGGGAAATGTTaggaaaaatttacaaattttatgaaaattgttaaaaattgactataaagaacaataactcctaagggggtcaattgaccatttcggtcatgttgacttatttgtaaatcttactttgctgaacattattgttgtttacagtttatctctatcaataataatattcaagataatgaccaaaaacagcaaaatttccttaaaactaacaattcagggtcagcaacccaacaacaggttgtccgattgaTCTAAAAATTTctgagcagataaatgttgacctgataaacaattttaccccatgtcagatttgctctaaatgctttgggtttttagttataagccaaaaactgcattttaccccatgttctatttttagccatggtggccatcttggttggatggctgggtcaccggacacattttttaaactactaacccaaaagatgattgtggccaagtttggattaatttggccaagtagtttcagaggagaagatttttgtaaaagattactaagatttacgaaaaatggttaaaaattgactataaagggcaataactcctaaagtggtcaactgaccatttcagtcatgttgacttatttgtaaaccttactttgctgaacattattgctgtttatagtttatctctatctataataatattcaagataataaccaaaaagagcaaaatttccttaaaatgactaattcagggccagcaacccaacaatgggttgtccgattcatctgaaaattttagggcagatagatcttgaactgataaacaattttaccccaacgtcagatttgctctaaatgctttgggttttgagttataagccaaaaactgcattttaccccatgttctatttttagccatggcggccatcttggtttgatggccgggtcaccagacacatttttcaaactattaACCCAAAAgaagattgtggccaagtttggattaattttgcccagtagtttcagaggagaagatttttgtaaaagattactaagatttacgaaaaatggttaaaaattgactataaagggcaataactcctaaaggggtcaactgaccatttcagtcatgttgacttatttgtaaatcttactttgctgaacattattgctgtttactgtttatctctatctataataatattcaagataataaccaaaaagagcaaaatttccttaaaattactaattcaggggcagcaacccaacaacgggttattcgattcatctgaaaatttcagggcagatagatcttcacctgtttaacaattcttccccagtaagatttgctctaaatgctttggtttttgagttagaagccaaaaactgctttttacccctatgttctatttttagccatggcggccatcttggttggttggcggggtcacgccacacattttttaaactagataccccaatgatgattgtggctaagtttggtttcatttggcccagtagtttcagaggagaagatttttgtaaaagttaacgacgacggacgacggacgatggacgcaaagtgatgggaaaagctcacttggcccttcgggccaggtgagctaaaaataatgataaacatttattttttatctgtaatatgaaattaaacagacctagaataattcaacagcatgtctatatttatgtttacatcgcttatatggtcatcggatgactatAGAGGTCAACTCTATAAATAATTAGATGGTGTCTAGactcaaatacacacgaaacaaagctacgtattttcatgtctgtgccttgtttattgttttatttagacttttaatagtttggataaatgttttacattgttataaattaaatatgaaaatttacttagaatcggtgaacatgaatttgtcagctagtgcccctttacatataaagaatagagaataatagagaataatgggcaaaaaaatatagaatagaaaAATGTGGtctaaaaaaagaataaagaaatgttAGACCACTATCTTTACCCTCCTAAATGGTGTTGTCGAAATTATCGTAATGTATCTAATCATTTCTATCCCTTTCTAAGACAAAAGCTGACACATTTTCACACATTTATTTATGAGTCACAGTAGAAGAGACAGAATTTTGTTATCATTGACAGATACTGGGAATCAATATTAAATTATGGAACAATAAATAGAATACAATGATGAGTCTTACACAATCAATATTTTGTTTCATCAAATTGTGCATTTTCAATTTCCTTGCATAGATTTTTCCTAGTGTTCCTAAGAAACTGAAAAATTGAAACCATTTCCAATGTAAGTATTCTAAACTATGCAGAATTCCTAAAATTTCCTaaagaatcaacttaaatcttgaattgtagtaaaaaaaaaaaaaaaaccctctcAATATGGTTCAAATATGACAATTCCCATTTTTACTTctgttttaaattatatatatataacctgtCCCTGAGGATGAAGATCATGATATAAATCACTATTATGTGATCTATCAATTTGCCTAAGATTTCATCACTTAGACAATTTGAAATGATATTGGACTACCGATATTCATtacatttttatgtaaatatgtGTAGGTGGTACCAGTAGGATAATCAAAGAAACAATCCTTTTCCTCTATCAAAATTAATCATCTTTCTAAAATCCATGTCAAAAGAAATTATCTTTCTAAAATCCATGTCAAAAGAAATTACTTTTCCTTTCCTATTGTTTAATGTCCTTTTCTTAATTGTAATGTTTCAAAATGTGAAAGAACAATACATACATATTAGGTAAACAGGAAATTGACGAGAGATGAATCTGAAATCTTGTCACACTGATAAATATGCTGACATGAAGCCCGATAACAAATTTCAGGAAACAGTTATTTGTAGTTTTCTAGAACTGATTGATTAATTAGTTTTTAGTGTCACCACATGACCACAATCAGCATGATTTCGTGGCAGTGAGTTTTGGTTTTTGGAGGAAGCAGGAGTGCCTCtgcatagaaaaaaaataaagtattggTATTATGTCTAGAATATATAAGTTTTTGGAAAACAAGAAGTTGATGAGCAACAAATCTGGAAACATGTCAAACAGTAGATATCAACCTGACATGGAAGCCTGATAACAAATTTCAGTTCCttagaaaaatgtgatgaaattttaaattggacGGTCAGACATATATGTACAAGCTGATGGATTGACAGATGGATAGACAGGATAAAACAGTATCCCCCACCCCCTTAGGAGCAGGGGTATAATAACGATAAATATTACTAAATCATTAACATGTTACTACatgcatcaaaataaaataacgAAAAAGCTTAccataaaatcatgaaaattgttaaattttgtttGCTGAGATTAACTTGTACCAGTACATGCAGTATTTTctaattaatttcttttttaacaatttaatagTATGTAGGTGGTTTAAAAAAGATTGTGTTTATCTCATCAGTGGATACTGGAGATAAACCTTCTTTGTAGTTTGTAAAACATAacctttatataatttaaaatactaacaggaaataaataatgatttcatAATTTTGATAACCATGGCTATTAACATAAATAATAGATAGCAATTGTAGTAAAATTGTTGTTACACTCGATTAGCTCCAACCTACATTTACCTACACTAAATTGAatcagaaatacaaaaatataatatgtaaTCCAAAATAGCTTCACTCCAAAAAATAGGATTGAAAATTTTGAAGAGTACAAGATAAACAAAGTGTTGTATACATgtagggttggaatcccgctaacatgtttaaccccgccacatatttatgtatgtgcctgtcccaagtgaggagcctgtaattcattggttgtcatttgtttatgtgttacatatttgttttttgttcatttttttttacataaataaggttgttagttttctcgtttcaattgttttacattgtcttatcggggtcttttatagctgactatgcagtatgggctttgctcattgttgaaggccgtacggttacctatagttgttaatgtctgtgtcattttggtcttttgtggatagttgtctcattggcaatcataccacatcttcttttttatattcacatacCTCCTTGATCTTTACTTGTTATCCTGTGGATTTCATTATTATCCATAGAATACCAATTATTGTGGAGTTAATGGGTGAAGGTCAACCACAAATCTAAATGATCAACAATGTATAAGTCTACTATAGACTTGTATACAGACTTTGAGAAACCATGACCTACTTGACTTAATCCACTTCGTCCCATTGGGGACATAGGGCGACCACAGTTTGAGAAACCATGAATTGAAGAATCTAACAAAATCCAAGAATCTAACAAAATCCATGAGAATTTGGTgccaacaaaaaatgaatgaaaatatgAGTAAGGGAGATATGGAgttttgtcaatgagacagcaatctgaaaataaacacattaaacTTAGaaatgagaatggaaaagggTAATATGTTAAAGACACATACATACGTTATACCATATTTATACACAAGCTTCCCATTTTGGTGCTTAACTTTATGcttaattgaattttaaaattcagTGTAAgagattttaaattaaaattataaataaactgtttttatcgaaactttaaataaaacagtATTATCCCACTTTCAACATAGTTCAATTACATGTATTAGAAATACAAGCAATAAATCAGCCAAATAGTGAAGAACCTTAAGCTTGTGTAAGTCAATTCTATTGAAGTATTTATCTAGATCAATCATGCATGCTATGATGTACCGACTTAAATATTCTGGATAACATTTCATTCCTTTACAGGCCCCACCttttataaatatgttacacatacTGTCTGCACGACAtacttttgcattttttatcTTCAATCTGTTGAATTCTTTGGTTGGAGTGAGATTTCATCGATATAAAAGAACTTTCTCTACTTGGTTTtgttaaacaaaatgttttaagaaaaaaacttatacaaaatgaAGTTAAAATGTGCTGTACACCATATTCAAAAAATTTACTACATTGTAGAAATCAGGAACAGAGATCCTATTGTTACCTGCTATATCATGTATGTGATTATCAATAGTCTGTTATAAGGTGCACATGTAAAACAAGAGAgaacatgctgaaatgtcttgctCACACATCAAACTATCATCATTTGatgattaaatttttgttgaaagtCTGTAATACGAATTTTTAACTAAACTTGTACTACTATAATTGTCACATACACTTAACATTACCAATTGCAATGAtcaatgaaaatgaagtcaaggtcagataaacaaTGTCAGATATGAACCATGAGTGCTAGAATCCAGatagacatgaacaccttacaatcattccatacaccaaatgttattgacctttaatttgctaatattacatgtatgtgaTAAACTAACAAAACCATAAAAACTTATTACCGGTATACCCTTTTAACTCATTAGCATGCCTCACTTGAGGTGTTCAGTTTACATGTACAGATGACCGATGatcatgtacaaaataattatatataattcagTTCATTTAATActgcagtcccactaggccatgATCGCACTACAATCTgtgaaccagatgctctgcaggacgcagctttatacgaccgcagagggtCGAACCccgaacagttggggcaagtatggacacaacattcaagcttgatacagctctgaatttggattgtgattaaatagttaacacagcaaaggtttctgacacagaattaatgtggtctaatgaacttaaattattttttgttttgcttttgagcaatacactatcatgactatgctgttgaatataaatcccctccaaaaaaatatttgaagaaaaattctttttaatttctgaaatctgaaatgtgaaattttttatCCCCCTACCCTCCccatttttaaaataacttagtcatggttaaaattaatattatcaacagtaacttctaaaaataaatttacagctacacaTCTCAAGACAATTATCACTTcctttaacataattttcaagcagtgtaagggaggtaatcaagtaatcaaacatatataaaacagtattctttaaattttgattggaaatggattacctcccttacactgcttttaaattgtctaaattgtcctttaaccagaaaaacccttgtcCCCCCCTTTTTGCACCATAATTGCTTATTGATTTGATCCATAACCCCTAtgaccatccctttgtagtatgggatcttatggtataatttcagaaagatttatacacttaaacacaagttattgactgaaaactacaaaaatgcttatttgggcccttttttggccgcTCACTTGAAATGATTGTTgaaaccccccttggagcaagaaccccaaaactcaattccatTCTTTCAtttgtagtaagaaaccttgtagtataatttcagagagatccatacacttaaacacaagttattgtctgtaaacttgaaaaatgcttctttttggatctttttttgccccttattc
It includes:
- the LOC139512204 gene encoding rab9 effector protein with kelch motifs-like gives rise to the protein MELHPFLEPDTIPNHDLWYVLSTFGDCPSIRVGHTCTYIRGNGENDNGKLYVIGGANPSGAFCDTFVLDLNTMQWDIMDLPGFRARYEHAAFIPPSSPEKIFIFGGADNTGNMNDVQIFDTVKNTWSTAEVSGNPPTPRTFHTNSLVGDKLVVYSGGHSQAEPVQDRQVHFFDTISLTWSTKIIKGDAPKSRHGHVMVGVGGNQIYLHGGMARSSFFDDFHCLDLTKNSWSHIKNKKVYPTARAGHSGTSVGSMLFICGGMNRDGALDDLYRFDTSCKTWCKIELAGPTPTCRLDFGMCTIELSRDLPSTTSENTDVLETSKHAQEILELAMKPGSASSRSSSTIGSASSRDRQLPESASSRPGSRQVGSAGSRESYHEYNYESSSTGNDIQTLEEGENLSDEEETPRAEGATSSVFNDFIKSKHTMKMVLIHGGMDTEGEIFDDTLVYLVE